The Polyangiaceae bacterium genome includes a region encoding these proteins:
- the gspN gene encoding type II secretion system protein GspN, with product MSPGGKKILKGVLYPSFYFGALIGFLLLSFPYDRLKERLVAEFNARQPAGAGTRLEIDSMSGYWISGVEAQGVKLHGAPGPAGEDGKQEEGRVVTVDDIHLRVSLFRLLFGTLQVGFGGEAFGGSLSGKTSDADGARSFFLELDGVNVGDLPLLREMVGLPLEGKLSGTIDLRMPEAKLSKAEGKIDLKILDLAFGDGKAKIRNTIALPKVEAGELSLVAEATEGRLKLEKLAASGNDVELAADGSIRLREPLDTSLAELSLRFKFADKFKAKNDTTKALFGEPGSSLPGLFDLDPKNQRAKRPDGFYAFRLTGPLGKLDAQPAPLGSAGGAQNPRGVRGFSGGAN from the coding sequence ATGAGCCCGGGTGGCAAGAAGATCCTGAAGGGGGTGCTCTACCCCTCGTTCTACTTCGGGGCCCTGATCGGCTTCCTGCTGCTCTCCTTCCCCTACGATCGGCTGAAGGAGCGCCTGGTCGCGGAGTTCAACGCACGCCAACCCGCGGGTGCCGGCACGCGCCTCGAGATCGACTCGATGAGCGGCTACTGGATCTCCGGCGTCGAAGCGCAGGGCGTGAAGCTGCACGGCGCGCCCGGGCCAGCGGGGGAGGACGGCAAGCAAGAGGAGGGGCGCGTGGTGACGGTGGACGACATCCACCTGCGAGTCTCGCTCTTCCGCCTGCTGTTCGGCACGCTTCAGGTGGGCTTCGGTGGCGAGGCCTTCGGCGGCAGCCTGAGCGGCAAGACCTCGGACGCCGACGGCGCGCGGAGCTTCTTCCTCGAGCTCGACGGCGTGAACGTCGGGGACCTGCCCTTGCTCCGCGAGATGGTCGGCTTGCCCCTCGAAGGCAAGCTCAGCGGGACCATCGACCTGCGCATGCCGGAGGCGAAGCTCTCCAAGGCCGAGGGCAAGATCGATCTCAAGATCCTTGACCTGGCCTTCGGCGACGGAAAGGCCAAGATCCGCAACACCATCGCGCTGCCGAAGGTGGAGGCCGGGGAGCTCTCGCTGGTCGCCGAGGCCACGGAAGGCCGGCTCAAGCTGGAGAAGCTCGCCGCGAGCGGCAACGACGTGGAGCTCGCCGCCGACGGCAGCATCCGCCTGCGCGAACCTCTGGACACGAGCCTGGCGGAGCTGTCGCTGCGCTTCAAATTCGCCGACAAGTTCAAGGCGAAGAACGACACCACCAAGGCGCTGTTCGGCGAGCCGGGCTCGTCCCTGCCGGGACTCTTCGATCTCGATCCGAAGAACCAGCGCGCGAAGCGCCCCGACGGTTTCTACGCCTTCCGGCTCACCGGGCCGCTCGGCAAGCTGGACGCCCAGCCGGCCCCGCTCGGCTCGGCGGGCGGGGCGCAGAACCCGCGCGGCGTGCGGGGCTTCTCGGGCGGCGCGAACTAA
- the pilM gene encoding pilus assembly protein PilM, with translation MARLVGIDLRSSHVRAVLLQTSYRRVVVERMLEVEIAAPEELEQALASCALPLLQHSEAVSVAMDGEQTFLHRLKLPSTAMKQLAEVIPFELEAQIPVDFDELVFDYRLLRRQGGSAPIVVLSAAARIEHVRARLEQVARVLGRPVERMAAGPLPLANLASVCPELAVPGPVALVDLGGKHSEVVVLSSGEPVFARTLSRGVAGLPESAPALASELRQTAAAFAASGGEPLAQVYLVGGGAGAPGAEAYIAHELGVPVGALPPLRIEGVLPELAEALPRFAKAISIGLGLAGRAHDLDLRRGPLAFQRGYGFLKERVPLLTGLGVAIVVSFAFAAWAELRTLGRDEEVLTKALATLSKEVLGQETTDPEEAKTLLEKAQGKDEVDPRPAVDAFDVMVEISKAVPSSVTHDIEELDMQRNHVKITGVVGSAEDAQTILANLKNVRCFNDAKISKVTQVINSDRQKYVLELEVKCADATKAKKKTEGGEAAPE, from the coding sequence ATGGCACGCCTAGTGGGAATCGATCTCCGCTCGTCGCATGTGCGCGCGGTGCTGCTCCAGACGAGCTACCGCCGCGTGGTGGTGGAGCGCATGCTGGAGGTGGAGATCGCGGCGCCGGAGGAGCTCGAGCAAGCCCTCGCGAGCTGCGCGCTGCCGCTGCTCCAGCACAGCGAGGCGGTGTCGGTCGCGATGGACGGCGAGCAGACCTTCCTGCACCGGCTCAAGCTGCCGAGCACGGCGATGAAGCAGCTCGCGGAGGTCATCCCGTTCGAGCTCGAGGCGCAGATCCCGGTCGACTTCGACGAGCTGGTCTTCGACTACCGCCTGCTGCGGCGGCAGGGCGGGAGCGCTCCGATCGTGGTGCTCTCGGCCGCGGCGCGCATCGAGCACGTGCGCGCGCGCCTGGAGCAGGTCGCCCGGGTGCTCGGGCGGCCGGTCGAGCGCATGGCGGCCGGGCCGCTGCCGCTGGCGAACCTCGCGTCGGTCTGCCCGGAGCTGGCGGTGCCGGGGCCCGTGGCGCTGGTCGATCTGGGCGGCAAGCACTCGGAGGTGGTGGTGCTGTCGTCCGGCGAGCCCGTGTTCGCGCGCACGCTGTCGCGGGGCGTGGCGGGGCTTCCGGAGAGCGCGCCGGCCCTCGCCTCCGAGCTCCGGCAGACAGCGGCGGCGTTCGCCGCGTCCGGCGGCGAGCCGCTGGCCCAGGTTTATCTCGTCGGCGGTGGCGCCGGCGCACCGGGGGCCGAGGCCTATATCGCGCACGAGCTCGGCGTGCCCGTCGGCGCGCTGCCGCCGCTCAGGATCGAAGGCGTGTTGCCCGAGCTGGCGGAGGCATTGCCGCGCTTCGCCAAGGCCATCTCCATTGGACTCGGGCTGGCGGGTCGCGCGCACGATCTGGATCTCCGGCGCGGACCCTTGGCGTTCCAGCGCGGCTACGGCTTCCTGAAGGAGCGCGTTCCCCTGCTGACCGGCCTCGGCGTCGCCATCGTGGTGAGCTTCGCGTTCGCAGCCTGGGCGGAGCTGCGCACGCTCGGGCGCGACGAAGAGGTGCTCACGAAGGCCCTGGCCACGCTCAGCAAGGAAGTGCTCGGCCAGGAGACCACGGATCCCGAAGAGGCGAAGACCCTCTTGGAGAAGGCCCAGGGCAAGGACGAAGTGGACCCGCGCCCGGCGGTCGACGCCTTCGACGTGATGGTCGAGATCTCCAAGGCGGTGCCGTCGAGCGTGACGCACGACATCGAAGAGCTCGACATGCAGCGCAATCACGTGAAGATCACCGGCGTGGTCGGCTCCGCCGAGGACGCGCAGACCATCCTCGCCAACCTGAAGAACGTGCGCTGCTTCAACGACGCGAAGATCTCCAAGGTGACGCAGGTCATCAACAGCGACCGCCAGAAGTACGTGCTGGAGCTCGAGGTCAAGTGCGCCGACGCGACCAAGGCCAAGAAGAAGACGGAGGGCGGCGAAGCCGCGCCGGAGTGA
- a CDS encoding general secretion pathway protein GspK yields the protein MAIVLVLSALTILAVMLAEFQDETSAELGSALSQRDALKAEYAAKSSVNLSRLLIASEPTIRKALAPLFLLMKQGPPQIPVWEFADRVLGAFNDSEGNEAFLSLSGVGVSEGKNLGLEGAGFEVKIVDEDAKVNVNTPARGDAFSQARLAAQLIGLLANPQYDPLFANRDADGQFSDRQAICGAIIDWTDPDQEAYVCDPHSGSAQQAGAEDSYYQLLKKPYPRKNSAFDSLEELRLVRGVGDDFWTAFVDPDPSRPDKRVMTVWGQGKVNVNTANPQTVLAVICGAAVPGTPLCSDPAEAAKFLTAFDLVKSFTAGAPLFGSPKAFISALKGKGMFGAALAALEMKPIQLLSDTETVKAITTESLVFSIYSTGYVKAGQRETRVKVHAVVDFRGAPPPGAAPGAMSALEAAAAAAGGAAAAASGTNLPDGATEATIAAAFQPSPGGNVIYYRVD from the coding sequence GTGGCCATCGTGCTCGTGCTCTCGGCGCTGACGATCCTCGCGGTCATGCTGGCGGAGTTCCAGGACGAGACCAGCGCGGAGCTCGGCAGCGCGCTCTCCCAGCGCGACGCGTTGAAGGCGGAGTACGCCGCCAAGAGCTCCGTGAACCTGTCGCGCCTCCTGATCGCCTCGGAGCCGACCATTCGCAAGGCCTTGGCGCCGCTCTTCCTCTTGATGAAGCAGGGGCCGCCGCAGATCCCGGTCTGGGAGTTCGCCGATCGGGTGCTCGGCGCGTTCAACGACAGCGAAGGCAACGAGGCCTTCCTCAGCTTGTCCGGCGTCGGCGTCAGCGAGGGCAAGAACCTGGGCCTGGAGGGCGCGGGCTTCGAAGTGAAGATCGTGGACGAGGACGCGAAGGTGAACGTCAACACCCCCGCGCGGGGTGACGCCTTCAGCCAGGCGCGGCTGGCCGCTCAGCTCATCGGCCTGCTCGCCAATCCTCAGTACGACCCACTCTTCGCCAACCGGGACGCAGACGGACAGTTCTCCGATCGACAGGCGATCTGCGGCGCCATCATCGACTGGACGGATCCCGACCAGGAAGCCTACGTGTGCGATCCGCACTCCGGCTCCGCGCAGCAGGCCGGCGCCGAGGACTCGTATTACCAGCTGCTCAAGAAGCCCTACCCGCGCAAGAACTCGGCCTTCGACAGCTTGGAGGAGCTGCGCTTGGTGCGGGGCGTCGGCGACGACTTCTGGACCGCCTTCGTGGACCCGGATCCGAGCCGCCCGGACAAGCGCGTGATGACGGTCTGGGGGCAGGGCAAGGTCAACGTCAACACCGCCAACCCGCAGACCGTGCTGGCGGTGATCTGCGGCGCCGCCGTGCCCGGCACGCCGCTCTGCAGCGACCCGGCCGAGGCGGCGAAGTTTCTGACCGCCTTCGATCTGGTCAAGTCGTTCACGGCGGGCGCGCCGCTGTTCGGCTCTCCGAAGGCCTTCATCAGTGCGCTCAAGGGCAAGGGCATGTTCGGCGCGGCGCTCGCGGCCCTGGAGATGAAGCCGATCCAGCTCTTGTCGGACACCGAGACCGTCAAGGCCATCACCACCGAGAGCCTAGTGTTCAGCATCTACTCCACGGGCTACGTCAAGGCCGGGCAGCGCGAGACGCGGGTGAAGGTCCACGCCGTCGTGGACTTCCGCGGCGCGCCGCCGCCGGGCGCCGCCCCGGGCGCAATGAGCGCCCTGGAAGCCGCCGCCGCCGCCGCTGGCGGCGCCGCCGCTGCGGCCAGCGGCACGAACCTGCCAGATGGTGCTACAGAAGCCACCATCGCGGCGGCCTTCCAGCCGAGCCCGGGTGGAAACGTGATTTATTACCGAGTCGACTGA